Genomic window (Indicator indicator isolate 239-I01 chromosome 13, UM_Iind_1.1, whole genome shotgun sequence):
TGAGTACATTTCACTCTAAGTTGCACTCCTCATTTACAGTCTCTGGAAAACAGTTATGCTGAGATAGCAAATCAGGAGAAGAGCTGTTTGGATTTGAAGCCTTGTGGAAGCACACTTCTCTTTGTAGAAAAGAAGGAAACTTCAGCTTTTGTAAACAGCAGAAATTTGTGCTGCATTTATGAAGTGGAAACCTTGCAGCCTCAGcaaatctgcagatgacaccaagctgaatgTTGTTGGTGATgagactgaaggacaggatccatccaggacctggacaggctggacaagTGGGCTGAGGTGGATCATGAAGCTCAataagccaagtgcaaggtcctacacctaggtcagggcaaccctTGATATCAGTCCAGTCTGGGGGATggtgagattgagagcagccctgcagagaaggacttgaagATGTTGATGGGTGAAAAGCCAGCATTGTGGACTGCATAAgaaaaagtgtgaccagcagatacagagaagtgattctgcccctatgctctggggacacctcacctgcagtgctgtgtccagctgtgggggcCCTGCTGTGTGCACACCTTGTGTTGGATTCCCAGGCTTGAGGTGTGCAGCTCCATGGGTCAAGGCTACAAAATGCCAGGCAATTGGATACACATTTGGAGTTGTGTATCACAGCAGTGAATGTCTCCTGTTGTCATGTTGCAGGCAATTGAAAACGTCGACACCTTGGCAAATCTTGACAGCCTGTTCCTTGGGAAGAACAAAATCGCCAAGCTGCAGAACCTGGATGCGCTGACAAACCTGACTGTGCTCAGCGTACAGGTACTGACTCTTTGTCCCGTTTGCAACAGCCTtctttaccacctccctggaggtgttcaaggccatgttggctgaggccttcagcaacctggtctagtggaaggtgggggttggaactagataatctttaaggtcccttccaacccaaaccattctgtgaatttatCATAAGCTCTGCTGAATCAGCAGGTCTTCAGTGTTGGAGTCAGACTCCTCTGCTGGAAGATAGTGTGATGTTCTCTGTGCTCTCTATTCTTATCCTTTCATCCCAAATGAGATTGACAGAcactgaaaacaggaaaaaaagtgaatatttgatatttgatttttttttttttttgtgaaagagagaacaggaaattagtggggaagacactggaacaggttgctctgTTGTTGAtgcccctggaggtattcaaggccaggctggatgaggccttgagcaacctggtctggaggggggtgtccctgcctgtggcagggggttgaactggatgatcttcaaggtcccttccaacccaaactattctgtgtaTCTATGAAATGAGTGTTGTCCCCCATTTCCTTCTTGAAATAGATTTCCTAATATATGTATGGCTAACACAAGCTTCTTAAACGACTTAATGTTTAGcattttttctgtttatctgttaattcttttcttgcttcttcacaTAGCAGTTCTCTATGGTTCTGATTGCTTTATTGGGGTGTGAGTAACCTGTGCCTAGGCTAGGTGTGAGGAAGTGCATCTCCTGTTGTTTGGGGGCaacaataacttttttttttttttttttttttttttttggtgaggtgTAAGGACAGAGACTGCGTTTGGCACCACCTTGTTCACAGTTCTTCCCTCCTCACAAAAAAGGCACTGAGCCCAGTACCGTGAACATGACTTCTCTGCTATCACTCACTTGATGTTCTAATAAATCAGGAAATGCAGTCTGTCCTTAATGAGCTTAGGGGAAGCTTCTTCATTTTTACCATGTGGCCATTCCATTAAAAATCTACaaggtgtgaggaagaagttctcttgcaatgagggtggtgagacactggagcaggtttcctggggaggttgtggatgccccctctctggaggtgttcaaggtcaggttggatgaggccttgagcaacctgagctggtggaagtgggggttggaactggatgatcttgaaggtccctttcaactgaaACGATTtgatgaatctatgaaatgaaTTATAGTAGCCTGTAAGCCTGTTGTTTGTAAGGACACCAAGTAGCAACTTTCAGGCTACAACTTTTGATGGGAAGATCAGAATCTGATTCTTCTATGCTTAGAGACTTGAGTTCCATAGACGTTCCTTGCACATTGGTGGTACAAAGCTCAAATGAGTTGAGCTCATCAGCGTGGACCCAAGCAGACCattttcccttcccagccaTACTTCAGAGAAGAGCCTTTTCTCAAGTGAGTCActtggggtttggtttatttggATGCCCTTAAAGCACTGTTGTACTTTCAGAACAACCGCCTGACCAAGATCGAGGGGCTGCAGAGCTTGGTGAATCTGCGTGAGCTGTACCTCAGCCACAATGGCATCGAAGTCATCGAGGGACTGGAGAACAACGTGAGCAGGCTCTTGCTAGCTGTGACTGACCTGTTACCCTAAGATGCTTCTATCAGTAGCTGTGCTTTTCTGGAAGGTTTTGTTCCTCAGCTTTCCCCACTTACATGTAGGGTTCTGGGTCCCTTgaagaaacctcaaagatcCAAGTATTTGCTATATTACGGTAACTTGTGTAAGTGAAGCTCCTCCTTGTGTTGTAAATTGTTTCTTTGATGAGGTGAAGCACAAGATGCACTTaatgcagcagcctggctcatgCCAGGACACAAAggtgttggagcaagtccagaggagggctacaaggatgatccaagggctggagcaccttttcTATgagtacaggctgagggagctgggggtgttcagtctggagaagagaaggctccagagggaccttagagccttccagtacctgaagggatcctgcaggaaggctgcagagggacttttcctcagggtgtctggagacaggccaaggggggatggtttgaagctgaacaGCAGGGTTAgggtggagctgaggaagaaagttcttcagtgtgagggtggtgagactctggaagaggctgcccagggaggttgcaggTGCCTCCTCCCCTGggggatgttcaaggtcagattggatgaggctttgagcagccaagtctaattgagaggtgtccctgcctatggcagggaggctggagttaGATGATCCCTtacaacctgagccattctaggattctatgcgTCCCCATGCCCTAACCACTGCCTTCAGAGGACCTGAGCACCCCAGACTGCGTTTCCCCAGGCACAAGGTCTTGCACGGAGCAGTTTTGCTTAGGGAAGAGATAAAGGTGGGGGAGGGTGGGTAGGGGGGTGAAGAAAGACACAAAGCAGGCTAAGTGATGCCTGCCCTAGGAACCTGCATATTCAGATGCTGCTGATCTTGCCCCCTCCTCCAGGAAAAGCCTAAGCTAATTATCCTTCTAGCATACTATAATGAAGGCTAATAAACACCTAAGGGGTTTGCTTGAACTAGCTGGTGGCTAGTATGGGGGAGGACAAGTAGCAGGACATGGGTTGCCCACCTGAGCCCCCCCAGCTCAgtccctctgtgccctcagctgGCTTCCTGCTCCCCTGGGGATTGCTACTGCACGGGTGAGAGACTTTTGatgagggcttgtagtgacaaaaagagggggaatggctttgagctggaacaggggaggtttagattggagataaggaaaaaattccagtgagggtgaggaggcaCTGGAACGGGCTGCTCAAGAAggttggatgtcccttccctggaggtgttcaagcccaggttggataagaccttgagcaagctgggctggtgggaggtgttgacaggggagttggaattgaatgatctttaaggtcccttccaacccaaaccattccatgattctaatcTTCAGCCATGGAAAGACTGATGGCcgcagctgcctggctgcctctgctgcagccttttaCACAGCAGTTTGTAGGTAACTCTCAATTCTTTTTGATAGGACATCTACTGGAGCTGGAAGTAGGAGGGACATACTGTGGCATGTTGCTTTCCTTTGTGTTAATATCCATTTGGAGAAGCCTGTAACATTTTCATTCTCAGCCAACAGTAGATGGTATTGTCACAGAGCAGAGACAGTCTGGAACTTAGCTGACTCtgtgcaaggcagaaaaaaccTTTTTCTGGAACTCTTGAGTTTTCTGCTGCAAAAAGTTTGTTCAAgtctgctgctgaagaggacATTTGTGATCTGGTTTTTAACGGATCCCTCTTCTTCATGTGTTCTGATGAAAGGCTCAGTCTTTAGGAGCCCTTGGCTGGCAATTGCCATCAGGCTAGTgattgctttcatttttgtcaTATGGCTTCTGGGATGTCAGTAACCCAGCTTAATTAAAAGTAATCTTCCTTGCTATACACAAGTAGAGATTTCTTGTGCTGCATGTAAACAGCTGGCAATAATTTGTCTTTGCTTCCCACAGCTTCCAACTCTCTGCTTGAAAAAAGTGGGAGAGAGAAGATGGGAAGAAACTTGGTCTAatgtttttgtgtttgcttgtcTAGAACAAACTCACAATGCTGGACATTGCATCCAACAGAATCAAGAGGATTGAGAACGTCAGTCACCtaacagagctgcaggagttcTGGGTAAGCACGGGATGGAACTGTCCCTGGAATGTCCCTACAGCAGTGAACAAACCCTTCTGGGGAGGAGCAATGGGAGGGTGGTGTACATCTATGTCTTTAAGTAAGCTcacattcacagattgcactgggttgggagggaccctcaaaggtcatcttgtttaacccccttgcagtcagcagggatgcctccaactagatcaggctgcgcAGGCCCACATCGaatttgatcttgaatgtcttcagggataccccctccctggaggtgttcaaggccagactggatgaggccttgagcaacctggtctggtgggaggtgtccctgcctacggcagggggttggagatgggtgatctttaatgtcccttccagcgcgaccaacccattctatgattatctgcCACACAGCAAACAGTGCACAAAGTTTCCACTTCACTGTGGATGCCCAAGGTGAGGAAAAATTGTTCTTGAGTGTGGGACAGAGCTGatccattgattttttttttttatttttaattattattttttgttgttgctgttagtGTTTAAAGGTGATACTGCTTTAGTTACTGCCTCTGCATCCAAAAGCAAAGGATGGCTGAAGTATCCAAGTTGCCAGCAGTTGGAGCATCATCCCTTTGCATGGGAATTCCTCTTCAGTGCCAACAGTGAGGCACCTCCTGGGCTTGATCCCTGGTTCAGGGAGCTTGACAGTAAACATTTCTAGCCCTTAAATATGCAGTGGATCATCTGGGACACTGTTGTAAAGAGACGGTCTCAGTGTCTTGCAGGGTGTTTTATCccagttcatagattcataaaatgatttggttggaagggactttaaaagatatccagttccagccctctgctgttGGCAGGAACACCTGCCAGTAAACCAAGTTGCTGAAGGCCTGGATACACTCTCAGAAGGGTGGAGCATTTGGTCACTACCCTGGGAGAGTGTGGGGATGGTTAGTGAGGCCTGCCTGGAATGTCTgacaggaaagcagagctgggaggttCCAGGGGGAAAAGGATCACATAGCCAGAGCCATTTCACACATGCATGAAGGCTGTACAGTGCCACTGCCCTGGGGTTGTAGAAATCCTCCTGTGCGGTGGTGCTGTGGTGAGGTTGCTGCTAACCAGGCTTAGCTTGCAAGTACCTGTTGGCGTGAGCCTGTCCTGTATGTGCCCTGCAGATGAATGACAACCTGGTGGAGAGCTGGAGTGACCTGGACGAACTGAAAGGAGCCAAAAACTTGGAAACTGTCTATCTGGAGCGAAACCCCTTGCAGAAGGATCCCCAGTACCGGCGCAAAATCATGCTGGCTCTCCCCACTGTCCGGCAGATTGATGCCACCTTTGTTCGATTCTAAAcctcctgctgtgctccttcctgccctccttGGAGGAATGTCCCAGCTGGGTTTTTTATCCACTTAACCACACAGCCCAAGTCTTCAGTACACTGACACAGAGCAGATGGTCAACAAAAAGCACTGAGTACCAGATATTGTGTACAATACACTCATTGTTTTTGAgatgttgttgttattattattaaatctTAATATGGAGACTTCTCTCCGTTTCTGCCTCTTACTGATGGGGGAGGTTTGGCCAGCATATGTTTGTCACAGACAGAAGTCACCTGGAGCCACTTGCTGATTTCCTTTGGCTCTGTGACACAGCTTTGGGTTAGTGACATCCTTTCAGACATCACTGCCAGATCCAGTCTTGGTCTGTCAAAGCGTGAAAAGATGCAGACGCTGTTGATGTGGGGCAGAGCCTGAAAGAGACACCCAAGTCACTGTCAGAGCTGCATCCTATCCTGCTGCTCTGTCAAACAATAGAAAACtgcaagaagaaataaatgggAAGGGTGATTGAAAATTTGCTCTTGGTGGTGCTTTGATTCATTCTGATCTGATGTGCATATGAATCTTTGGAAGCCTGGAATGAATCCGTTTGTCTTCAGCAGGAGAACCAGTAGCATTGAAGAGGACAAGGTGACCCTGTGGAAACTTTTGGAGGTTCCATTTGTGGGCTGTTTTCCTTTTatgtgcccagcccagctctgctgtgaattGAGATACcacagaagctgctggaggtggtggggtgaCATGGGCTTGATGGTAGAAGCTGCACCCCAccatgctgctgagcaggggtgattcccctgctcctgctgccggTACATGTTTTTGGGGGTCTTGGAGCCCCCTCATAGCTTCAGGAGGACTTCTTGGGGTCtgtaagagcagcagcaggttggcTGCTCCAATGGTCATCCCTGCTGCACCCTATATTGtcctctgggctgctgcctggcagcctgCCCCTTGGTGGGCAGCATCTTGGAGGCAGAGCTGGACTTTAATCAAAGCTgtaaaaaacccagcagaaacTCTTCTTCTGCGGGTATGAGATAAGCATGGTGTTTTAAACTTATGTGGCACCCCAAAATCCTTGTGCCAGGCACCCTCCAGGATGTAGGGGGAGATTACCACCCCGTCAAGGACTCTCACTCCCTCACAAAACAAAGGCAATCTGGGGCTAGGCTCTTCAGTTTATAACCTggaatgttttgctttgtgtgctACTCAGCTGAGTAAGTGCTCTGGTTCAAAACTGCACGTCTTGCTCCTGTCCCACCTTTTGCTGTCCCCTTGTATCCCTCAGTTCCCTGTTCCCCTGTGTCACACCTTTTGTagtccccttctcccctctccttttcccgTCCTCTGGTCCCCTTCTTTTCAGGTCCCcttctgttcttcctttccctATCCCCCAATCTCCTACCTTTTCCCATCCCTTTCTGTGCCACCTTTGCCCATTTCCCTGCATCTTATCACCCTGCTTTTCATGTCACCTTGTGTCTCTCTGTTGCACACTGGTCAGAGACCAGGGAACAGAATTAAGACTCAAAATAGAGTCAAGCACCAAGTAACTTTTATTTGCCTGACAACAAATTTGCAAgtgcaaaggagagagagaaaggaaagaaagggtcAGTTGAGATAGTTGCCACAGTTGAGATGCCTGCAGCATCCTGAAGGCTGGTTCATCTTCCAGCTCTGTGGGTCTAATGTTGGCAGTCTCTCCTCTTGCATTTGGTCACCTTATTATATATTTACTTTTCTTCTGGGAATCACTTAACATGTTCTGAGAGTAGTTTTGCTTAACCACAGCCACCACCCGGCAGTGGTGTCCATGCCCAATACTGTCACTGGAAGGGCTCTGGTGGTCTGTGAGGTCTCTCAACTCTGTCTCCTAGGCCATGGATTTGAGCACATACACAGGGGTTAGGTCAAATTGCTTGGAATCAGCTCCACATTCAGgtgtgaaagaaaacaggaagcctctATCTAGTCTTGTGGTCCAATTGATGCTGCATGGCCATGGTAATGATGTCAGTTGTCAGCTTCATGTTCCAGCAACATCAAACCATAACAAGCAACCAATCTCTTACAAGGAAGTTTTCAGATATGGGGAGTAGCCTTGGTCCTGATGAGACTGATCAGCAGTATTGCTTTAACTAAGACCTCCATCATGGAATTTTTTACTTTAGAGAAATTATTGTAGCAGTTTTCGTTAAGTGGGTAGCAAAAAAGCCCCTTAAAGGACAAGTAACTGAATTTTATTGCTATTAAAATGGGCAGCCCCAGGTGTATTAGTGTGAGGTATTCCAAGAGAGAAAAGCTCTCATTTTTATCTAGCTATTGAAGAATTGTATTAGATACTGAAGAACTGTATTAATTTATGtgtaaaaaagatttttaaatctgTATGTCCTCTATTATGGATAAAGGCTTCAAGAATATAAAAACAAATCCTAAGCAGAGCCACATAGGGTTTTGAAATATAGATATAAACGGTGTGCATTAATTAAAAATAGTGGATAttcctttgtgtgtgtggtgttggGCTTCTTCCTAAATTTAAACGGAAAGAACTCCGGACAGAGccaagctgagcagctccccacgCGCAGATGCCCCGTCAGTACTCAGTGCTGCCACCGTGTGTTCAATCGTCGGCACTGCGGCCGTGCAGAAGCATGCCCTGCCCTATCGGTGCTCCGTGCTGCCACCGCGTGTGCACTTGTCGgtactgcagcagagcagcgGCGTGTGCCGCTCTCTCGGTGCTCGGGGCTGCCACCGCGTGTATACTCGTCGGTAGTGCAGCGGCGTGTGCCGCCCCGCCAGTCCTCCGTGCTGATTGCCTCGATTCTAAGTGCGCTGAAGGCTTGAAATGCCTTTTAAATTGttaggggaaaggaggagggagactAAGAGGCGATTGTTGCTATGGATTCGGCACATGCGCCATAGCACAGCTTTGTCAGTGCGCGTGCGCCACAGGCTCGAGCGTTGCCATGGATGCAGCGCAGGTGCTGTGTAGTGCGGTGCTGTGTTCCATATGCGGGATGCGTTCCATCCCGCAATTGTCATGGCTTGCCCTCGACTCGGCGTCTGACAGGGTGCTGAGCGGCCAcggttccttccagcctctatCC
Coding sequences:
- the PPP1R7 gene encoding protein phosphatase 1 regulatory subunit 7 isoform X5 — protein: MAAGSGERPQEMMEGEAETPVDMETISLDPEAEDVDLNHFRIGKIEGFEVLKKVKTLCLRQNLIKHIENLDQLQTLRELDLYDNQIRKIENLESLVELEILDISFNILRHIEGLDRLTQLKKLFLVNNKISKIENLSNLQMLQMLELGSNRIRAIENVDTLANLDSLFLGKNKIAKLQNLDALTNLTVLSVQNNRLTKIEGLQSLVNLRELYLSHNGIEVIEGLENNNKLTMLDIASNRIKRIENVSHLTELQEFWMNDNLVESWSDLDELKGAKNLETVYLERNPLQKDPQYRRKIMLALPTVRQIDATFVRF